A genomic window from Fusarium falciforme chromosome 2, complete sequence includes:
- a CDS encoding Hydroxymethylglutaryl-CoA synthase, producing MAARPQNIGIKAIEIYFPSQYVEQTELEKFDGVSTGKYTIGLGQTKMSFCDDREDIYSFALTATKNLLKNYNVDPNSIGRLEVGTETLLDKSKSVKTVLMQLFGDNTNIEGVDTINACYGGTNAVFNTINWIESSAWDGRDGIVVAGDIALYAKGNARPTGGAGAVALLIGPNAPIVAEPGLRGTYMQHAYDFYKPDLTSEYPYVDGHYSINCYTKALDAAYRDYCKREAKQSTNGVTNGSDPNRTNLDRFDYLAFHSPTCKLVQKSYARLLYHDYLANADSPAFAEVAPELRDMDYEKSLTDKVVEKTFMGLTKKRFQERVNPSIQVATNVGNMYCGSVWGGLASLISVVDNKALEGKRIGLFSYGSGLAASFMSFRINGNVERISDVLDIPTRLAARRAVPPENYDKMCDLRKQAHLQKDYTPKGEISGIVPGTYYLTKVDDMFKREYAIKE from the exons ATGGCCGCCCGTCCTCAGAACAttggcatcaaggccattgagATCTACTTCCCCAGCCAG TATGTTGAGCAGACTGAGCTCGAGAAGTTCGATGGAGTCAGCACTGGAAAGTACACCATTGGTCTTGGCCAGACCAAGATGTCCTTCTGCGATGATCGCGAGG ACATCTACTCCTTCGCCCTGACCGCCACCAAGAACCTCCTCAAGAACTACAACGTTGACCCCAACTCAATTGGTCGTCTCGAGGTCGGCACTGAgaccctcctcgacaagtccaagtcggTCAAGACTGTTCTCATGCAGCTCTTTGgtgacaacaccaacatcgaGGGTGTCGACACCATCAACGCCTGCTACGGTGGTACCAACGccgtcttcaacaccatcaactgGATTGAGTCCTCTGCTTGGGACGGCCGTGATGGTATTGTTGTGGCTGGTGACATTGCCCTCTACGCCAAGGGCAACGCCCGTCCCACTGGCGGTGCTGGCGCCGTTGCTCTGCTCATTGGCCCCAACGCTCCTATCGTCGCTGAGCCCGGCCTGCGCGGTACCTACATGCAGCACGCCTACGACTTCTACAAGCCCGACCTGACCAGCGAGTACCCCTACGTCGACGGCCACTACTCCATCAACTGCTACACCAAGGCTCTCGATGCCGCTTACCGTGACTACTGCAAGCGTGAGGCCAAGCAGTCCACCAACGGTGTCACCAACGGCAGTGACCCTAACCGAACCAACCTCGACCGCTTCGATTACCTTGCCTTCCACTCCCCTACTTGCAAGCTCGTCCAGAAGTCTTATGCCCGACTCCTCTACCACGACTACCTTGCCAACGCCGACTCCCCGGCTTTCGCCGAGGTCGCCCCTGAGCTCCGCGACATGGACTACGAGAAGTCTCTGACCGAcaaggttgttgagaagaCCTTCATGGGTCTCACCAAGAAGCGCTTCCAGGAGCGCGTCAACCCCTCCATCCAGGTTGCCACCAACGTTGGTAACATGTACTGCGGCAGTGTCTGGGGTGGTCTGGCCAGCTTGATCAGCGTCGTCGACAACAAGGCTCTCGAGGGCAAGCGAATTGGTCTCTTCAGCTACGGTTCCGGCCTCGCTGCCAGCTTCATGTCTTTCCGCATCAACGGCAACGTCGAGCGCATCTCTGACGTTCTCGACATCCCCACCCGCCTCGCTGCCCGCCGCGCCGTGCCCCCTGAGAACTACGACAAG ATGTGCGATCTCCGAAAGCAGGCTCACCTCCAGAAGGACTACACCCCCAAGGGTGAGATCTCCGGCATTGTCCCTGGAACTTACTACCTTACCAAGGTCGACGACATGTTCAAGCGCGAGTACGCTATCAAGGAATAG